The genomic segment GGCCTTCAACGTGGGGTCGTCCTCGACGACGTTGCGGGCATGCCGCGTTGCGCCGAACGCGGCCAGCGTGGCGTGTTCCAGCTTCAGCTGTCCGTCTGCGGCGAGGCGGAAGAACTCGGTGTCCTTGGGGTTGGCGCCCGGCCAGCCACCCTCGATGAAGTGCACGCCGAGCTCGTCCATGCGGCGGGCGATCTTGAGCTTGTCGTCCACCGTCAGGTTCACACCCTCGCGTTGGGTGCCGTCGCGGAGGGTCGTGTCGTACAGGGCGGGTACCTGACTCACCGGATCGTCCTTCATGTGTCGTGGACGCCGGGGAGTCGGAAGGGCGCCGGTCGGACCGGGCCACCCCCGCAGCCCGGCGCTCGTCGCCTGGCTACGGGAGCCTGTCGATGGCGATGCTGCCCGCGCTCGGACGCGCCCGCCGCACAGCGGGGGTCGGCCTCGGGATCCGGGTCACGTGCATCACGTCTCGCTCCTGGGCGCCGCCGGTTGCGGCGCGTGTGCAGCGTGCCAGCTGGTCGGGGCGTCGTCCAGTTGGCCCTGCGTCGGCGTGGCCAGGATCGGTGTTTGCGTCCCCGCCTGCCCAGGCGTCTAGCGTGCACCGACCGACAGGAGGCGTGACGATGAGGGCACTGACCGCGGGGTTGATTGAGGTGTATCTGACTCTTTGATAGAGCCGGCCGATTTTCTAACCCTACTCATGGGCCGCGCTCGGGCGGGTGGTTTCTGTTGTAGTCGATGCGGTTGCGGCGTGCATCCTTCATGCCGATGGTGCGGTCGCGTCGGATTGCGGGGCCCCGTCCGTGGTGCTCGTCGTCGGGCGTGACATACCCGATGGCTTGGTGGAGACGGACGGTGTTGCACTCGAGCTGGACGCGGGTCAGCTCGGCGTCGAGCACGGCCGGGTCGTCGATGCGCTCGAGGTGCGGGTAGTCGCGCCTGAGGTGTCCGAAGAAGCTCTCGATGGGGGCCTGGTCGGTGGGCGTTGCGGGCGCGGTCGTGGGTGAACCGGGTGTGGCTGCCGGGTCGCCATCCGAGCAGCCGGTGCAGGGTCGACGCCTCGAGCGACCGCTGCCGGTCTCGGACCGCGTCGGTCGTGTCCACCGTCGCGGCGACTGCTGCAGCGCAGCGGTCAGCCGGTCGGCCGCCTTACCGGTCGGGGCGGTCACCGCCGCCCGCGGCCGGTGGCCGTCGGCCGGCTCGGTCAACGACCGGCGTCGGGCGCG from the Actinomycetota bacterium genome contains:
- a CDS encoding integrase core domain-containing protein; this encodes MTEPADGHRPRAAVTAPTGKAADRLTAALQQSPRRWTRPTRSETGSGRSRRRPCTGCSDGDPAATPGSPTTAPATPTDQAPIESFFGHLRRDYPHLERIDDPAVLDAELTRVQLECNTVRLHQAIGYVTPDDEHHGRGPAIRRDRTIGMKDARRNRIDYNRNHPPERGP